GTGTTTATGgttcacacaggcacaaacattAGCAACAAGGAAATTTATTGCAATGCAAATTTCACAGCAACATGATTCTTCTGATGGAGCCCACAGTTGCTCTCAGAGCCCCCCACTCTGAGTGGTGCAGGTACTCCCCTTTCTCCAGCAGGTACTGGCGACCACAGAAGTTGGGATGTTCAAAGAAAACCCAGGAGCCCTCTAGTACCTTGCAGGACTGGACTTCTTGTCTGAGCCATTTCTCCTGGACAGAcatcatgttttctgtcaacTCCAAAGACTGGCCATTGAAATTCGGCCGGTCAAACAGCCTGAGCTTGTATGGACCTTTGGCCTGAAACCAAAGCAGTCAAAGAAATGTGCTGAATTTGATACATGAGTGTGTTTACTATTTCTTGCTCCTTTTTGTTTGGTCACTTACGTTTTT
This region of Pempheris klunzingeri isolate RE-2024b chromosome 10, fPemKlu1.hap1, whole genome shotgun sequence genomic DNA includes:
- the LOC139208773 gene encoding gamma-crystallin S-1-like, which codes for MEKIVFFEDRDFQGKSYECKGDSADLHDYIRRCNSAKVEAGWWVLYERNNFVGYQYVIGPGEYNDYRCWMGFNDCVRSCRIIKNAKGPYKLRLFDRPNFNGQSLELTENMMSVQEKWLRQEVQSCKVLEGSWVFFEHPNFCGRQYLLEKGEYLHHSEWGALRATVGSIRRIMLL